The Phalacrocorax carbo chromosome 23, bPhaCar2.1, whole genome shotgun sequence genome includes a window with the following:
- the IL10 gene encoding interleukin-10: MQTCSALVLLLLAASTLPARCSHTKPSCLHFSELLPAKLKEMRIKFEEIKEYFQSKDDELSVQLLRPELLDEFKGSFGCQSVSEMIRFYMEEVLPSAMKTSTDHQQSMDDLGNLLLNLKATMTRCHRFFTCEKKSETIKHIREKFDEMNENGIYKAMGEFDIFINYIEEYLLMKRRK; encoded by the exons ATGCAAACCTGCTCAGCCCTGGTcttgctgctcctggctgccagcaccctgcctgccAGGTGCTCGCACACCAAGCCCAGCTGCCTCCACTTCTCCGAGCTCCTGCCTGCAAAGCTCAAAGAGATGAGGATCAAGTTTGAGGAAATTAAGGAGTATTTT CAATCAAAAGATGATGAACTTAGCGTCCAGCTGCTCAGGCCCGAACTGCTAGATGAATTTAAG GGGAGCTTCGGCTGCCAGTCAGTGTCGGAGATGATACGGTTCTACATGGAGGAGGTCCTGCCCAGCGCCATGAAGACCAGCACGGACCACCAGCAGAGCATGGATGACCTGGGCAACCTGCTGCTGAACCTGAAGGCAACGATGACGCGCTGT CACAGATTCTTCACGTGCGAGAAGAAGAGCGAAACCATAAAGCACATTAGGGAGAAGTTTGATGAG ATGAACGAGAACGGCATCTACAAGGCCATGGGAGAGTTTGACATTTTCATCAACTACATCGAAGAGTACTTGCTGATGAAGAGAAGGAAGTGA